In Cryptomeria japonica chromosome 10, Sugi_1.0, whole genome shotgun sequence, a genomic segment contains:
- the LOC131030869 gene encoding GTP-binding nuclear protein Ran1B, producing the protein MALPGQHADCPSFKLVIVGDGGTGKTTFVKRHLTGEFEKKYEPTIGVEVHPLDFFTNCGKIRFYCWDTAGQEKFGGLRDGYYIHGQCAIIMFDVTARLTYKNVPTWHRDLCRVCENIPIVLCGNKVDVKNRQVKAKQVTFHRKKNLQYYEISAKSNYNFEKPYLYLARKLSGDPNLHFVESPALAPPEVQIDLATQAQYEAELTAAAAQPLPDDDDDAFE; encoded by the exons ATG GCTCTTCCCGGCCAGCACGCAGATTGCCCAAGTTTTAAGCTTGTGATTGTCGGCGATGGTGGCACTG GAAAAACGACATTCGTGAAGCGTCATCTTACAGGGGAGTTCGAGAAAAAATATGAGC CTACCATTGGTGTAGAAGTCCATCCTCTTGATTTCTTCACGAATTGTGGAAAGATTCGTTTTTACTGCTGGGATACTGCTGGTCAGGAGAAGTTTGGTGGGCTACGCGATGGCTACTA CATTCATGGGCAGTGTGCCATTATCATGTTTGATGTCACTGCTAGGTTGACTTATAAGAATGTCCCAACCTGGCATAGAGATCTTTGCAG AGTGTGTGAGAACATTCCTATTGTTCTCTGTGGAAACAAGGTTGATGTGAAGAACAGGCAAGTGaaagccaagcaagttactttccacagaaagaagaatcttcaataCTACGAGATTTCTGCCAAGAGTAATTATAATTTTGAGAAGCCATACCTCTACCTGGCACGCAAGCTATCAGG gGATCCAAACCTTCATTTTGTGGAATCTCCAGCCCTTGCTCCCCCTGAGGTTCAAATTGACCTTGCAACTCAAGCACA GTATGAGGCAGAACTGACAGCAGCTGCAGCCCAGCCTCTTCcagatgacgatgatgatgcttTTGAGTAA